One stretch of Cheilinus undulatus linkage group 5, ASM1832078v1, whole genome shotgun sequence DNA includes these proteins:
- the ctu1 gene encoding cytoplasmic tRNA 2-thiolation protein 1 — MPVVCSSCAEKRAVMKRPKTGHSLCKECFFWAFEEEVHQTIMAAKLFKHGERVGIAASGGKDSTVLAHVMKLLNERYNYGLELMLLSVDEGITGYRDDSLETVKRNQEQYELPLKIVSYEELYGWTMDAIVKQVGLKNNCTFCGVFRRQALDRGAIMLKVDKICTGHNADDVAETVLMNILRGDIARLRRCTAISTVSEGDGVVPRCKPLKYAYEKEIVLYAYFKKLDYFSTECIYSPNAYRGYARTFLKDLESVRPSSIMDVIHSGENLSVREGLKMPVQGTCDRCGYISSQPLCKSCVLLEGLNRGLPKLGIGKHHRLLDKILSEQPLTEKEEKKLKAVDF; from the exons ATGCCTGTCGTGTGCAGCAGCTGTGCTGAAAAGCGGGCTGTGATGAAACGTCCAAAAACCGGACACTCTTTGTGTAAGGAGTGCTTCTTCTGGGCCTTCGAAGAAGAGGTGCATCAGACGATCATGGCGGCAAAACTTTtcaaacatggggagagagtaGGGATTGCTGCCTCGGGCGGAAAGGACTCCACGGTGCTCGCTCATGTAATGAAGCTCTTAAATGAGCGGTACAACTATGGTCTTGAACTCATGCTTCTCTCCGTGGATGAGGGGATCACTGGATACAGAGATGACTCCTTGGAGACGGTAAAGAGGAACCAAGAACAGTATGAGCTTCCACTGAAGATTGTGTCATATGAGGAGTTGTATGGCTGGACTATGGATGCTATTGTGAAGCAGGTGGGGCTGAAAAACAACTGCACCTTCTGTGGAGTGTTCAGAAGGCAGGCGTTAGACAGAGGGGCCATCATGCTGAAAGTGGACAAGATATGTACAG GTCACAACGCAGATGATGTGGCAGAGACAGTTTTGATGAACATCTTGCGAGGGGACATAGCTCGTCTACGGCGCTGTACTGCCATCTCTACAGTCAGCGAAGGCGATGGAGTTGTGCCGCGCTGCAAGCCTCTCAAATATGCGTATGAGAAAGAGATTGTCCTGTATGCATACTTTAAAAAGTTGGACTACTTTTCCACTGAATGCATCTACTCTCCCAATGCTTATCGAGGCTATGCTCGGACCTTTTTAAAGGATTTAGAGAGTGTGAGGCCCAGCTCTATCATGGACGTCATTCACTCAGGGGAGAACCTGTCTGTCCGGGAGGGCCTGAAGATGCCCGTGCAGGGGACCTGTGACCGCTGTGGTTACATCTCTAGCCAGCCTCTGTGTAAATCATGTGTGCTGCTGGAGGGGCTGAACCGCGGTCTGCCGAAGCTGGGGATAGGCAAGCACCATCGCCTGCTTGACAAAATCCTCTCTGAGCAGCCGCTCacagagaaggaggaaaagaagctCAAAGCAGTGGACTTTTGA